In a single window of the Streptomyces sp. NBC_00285 genome:
- a CDS encoding lactonase family protein, translating into MSRHTRRRSTSQVRMTIAGAGILATAAVATTVAIASAGEAPRARDSVTTKSAKAGADHAVFVQGNELAGNTIHVFKRGDDGKLTPGGTYATGGKGGDQVDAPTDSLASQGSLLYDRRSHLLLAVNAGSGTVTSFRVEGQKLTDRRVVRSGGDFPSSIAVSGNLAYVMNAGGEGSVQGFKITANGLEPLGGSYRSLRLKNDKVPLFSSSPGQVAFTPSGRELVVTTKSANTIEVFPMRRDGRPSHRATVNDSAGGVPFAITFDKAGRMLVAEAEKSTVSTYKVLADGRLKVVQKPLANGQNTLCWLERAGDFFYGGNTGNSTVTGYRTNQHGKLVLTNEVGIATPPSAMSQGVIDLAVTQDEKFLYVQNGTSGTIDGFRIGRNGSLTKVTTATGLPPFAESGMEGIAAV; encoded by the coding sequence GTGAGCAGGCATACCAGGCGCAGGTCGACGTCGCAGGTCCGTATGACCATCGCCGGAGCCGGCATCCTGGCCACGGCGGCCGTCGCCACCACGGTGGCCATCGCCTCGGCGGGAGAAGCGCCCCGCGCACGCGACAGCGTGACGACGAAGAGCGCCAAGGCGGGAGCTGATCACGCCGTCTTCGTACAGGGCAACGAGCTCGCCGGAAACACCATCCACGTCTTCAAGCGCGGAGACGACGGCAAACTGACCCCCGGTGGCACCTACGCGACCGGCGGCAAGGGCGGGGACCAAGTCGACGCCCCCACCGACTCCCTCGCCTCCCAGGGTTCACTCCTCTACGACCGGCGCTCGCATCTGCTGCTGGCAGTCAACGCGGGCAGTGGCACCGTCACCTCGTTTCGCGTCGAGGGGCAGAAACTGACGGACCGGCGGGTGGTGCGCTCGGGCGGGGACTTCCCCTCGTCCATCGCGGTGTCCGGCAACCTCGCCTACGTCATGAACGCGGGCGGCGAGGGCAGCGTCCAGGGCTTCAAGATCACCGCCAACGGACTCGAACCGCTGGGCGGTTCGTATCGCTCCCTGAGGCTGAAGAACGACAAGGTGCCGTTGTTCAGCAGCTCGCCGGGACAGGTCGCGTTTACGCCGAGTGGCCGTGAGCTAGTCGTCACCACGAAGTCCGCCAACACCATCGAGGTGTTCCCGATGCGGCGCGACGGACGTCCTTCACACCGGGCGACGGTCAACGACTCGGCCGGCGGCGTGCCGTTCGCGATCACCTTCGACAAGGCGGGCCGGATGCTGGTGGCCGAAGCGGAGAAATCGACGGTCAGTACGTACAAGGTGCTCGCCGACGGCCGCCTCAAGGTCGTCCAGAAGCCGCTGGCCAACGGGCAGAACACGCTGTGCTGGCTGGAACGCGCCGGTGACTTCTTCTACGGCGGCAACACCGGCAACTCGACCGTCACCGGCTACCGCACCAACCAGCACGGCAAGCTGGTACTGACCAACGAGGTCGGTATCGCCACCCCGCCGTCAGCGATGTCCCAGGGCGTCATCGACCTGGCGGTGACGCAGGACGAGAAGTTCCTGTACGTACAGAACGGGACCTCCGGCACCATCGACGGCTTCCGCATCGGCAGGAACGGCTCCCTCACCAAGGTCACCACGGCCACCGGACTGCCCCCCTTCGCCGAGTCCGGCATGGAGGGCATCGCCGCGGTGTAA